The following coding sequences lie in one Nitratireductor mangrovi genomic window:
- a CDS encoding amidohydrolase family protein: MSFDLIVRGGTLPGGAVRDIGIAGYRIAAIEPRIDAKAAREVDATGNLVSPPFVDPHFHMDATLSYGIPRINASGTLLEGIALWGELKPLLTHEAVKQRALAYCDWAVSMGLLAIRSHVDVCDDRLLAVEALLEVRKEVAPFIDLQLVAFPQDGLYRSANARENTIRALDMGVEIVGGIPHFERTMSDGTRSVTDLCEIAAERGLMVDMHCDETDDPLSRHIEQLAYETRRLGLSGRVAGSHLTSMHSMDNYYVSKLLPLMAEAQVAAIPNPLINIMLQGRHDTFPKRRGLTRVKEMLAYGIRVGFGQDCVLDPWYSLGTADMLDVAFMGLHVAQMSHPDEMRRCFDMVTTESAAIMGLGDYGLAVGNKASLVILDAGDPVEALRLRAERLCVVAAGKVVAERTGQKTRLALPGRPDTVSRRHKA, translated from the coding sequence ATGAGCTTCGACCTGATCGTCCGCGGCGGCACCCTGCCCGGCGGCGCCGTGCGCGACATCGGGATTGCCGGCTATCGTATCGCCGCCATCGAGCCTCGCATCGATGCGAAGGCTGCGCGTGAGGTCGATGCGACCGGCAACCTCGTCTCGCCGCCCTTCGTCGATCCGCATTTCCACATGGACGCCACGCTTTCCTACGGCATCCCGCGCATCAACGCCTCCGGCACGCTTCTGGAAGGCATCGCGCTCTGGGGCGAACTGAAGCCGCTCCTGACCCACGAGGCGGTCAAGCAGCGCGCGCTTGCCTATTGCGACTGGGCAGTGTCGATGGGCCTGCTCGCCATCCGCTCCCACGTCGATGTCTGCGACGACCGGCTGCTCGCCGTCGAGGCGCTGCTGGAGGTCAGGAAAGAGGTCGCGCCCTTCATCGATCTGCAACTGGTCGCCTTCCCGCAGGACGGCCTCTACCGCTCGGCCAACGCTCGCGAAAACACCATCCGCGCGCTCGACATGGGCGTCGAGATTGTCGGCGGCATCCCACATTTCGAACGGACCATGTCCGACGGCACCCGCTCCGTCACCGATCTCTGCGAGATCGCCGCCGAGCGCGGGCTGATGGTCGACATGCATTGCGACGAAACCGACGATCCGCTCTCGCGCCACATCGAGCAGCTTGCCTACGAAACCCGACGCCTCGGGCTTAGCGGCCGTGTCGCCGGCTCCCACCTCACCTCCATGCATTCGATGGACAATTATTACGTCTCCAAGCTCCTGCCACTGATGGCCGAGGCGCAGGTCGCCGCGATCCCCAATCCGCTCATCAACATCATGCTGCAGGGCCGCCACGACACCTTTCCCAAGCGGCGCGGGCTGACCCGGGTCAAGGAGATGCTGGCCTATGGTATCCGCGTCGGCTTCGGCCAGGACTGCGTGCTCGACCCCTGGTATTCGCTCGGCACCGCCGACATGCTCGACGTCGCCTTCATGGGCCTGCATGTCGCCCAGATGTCGCACCCGGACGAGATGCGGCGATGTTTCGATATGGTGACGACCGAGAGCGCCGCGATCATGGGCCTTGGCGATTACGGGCTCGCGGTCGGCAACAAGGCGAGCCTCGTCATCCTCGACGCCGGCGATCCTGTCGAGGCGTTGCGGCTGCGCGCCGAGCGCTTGTGCGTCGTCGCCGCAGGCAAGGTGGTGGCCGAGCGCACCGGCCAGAAGACACGGCTTGCCCTGCCAGGCCGCCCCGACACGGTTTCGCGGCGGCACAAGGCCTGA
- a CDS encoding gamma-glutamylcyclotransferase, which translates to MRLTRQHVARVHRAIDDPGPMERQKLVPKDWFTSTARAIRAELCPGEPLWVFAFGSLIWRSPIEFSGRRVGLVRGWHREFCLGWDTRYRGNPEQPGLMLSLDRGGSCKGVALKIEAERLDPDLVTLLEREPPITPRWVSVITQDGPLRAIAFVCARNYPGYVGGLSTEEIADRLAVAVGFWGTMAEYLRNTVEHLEELGLHDRHLWRMQEMVAERIEGLAGAEGTVGSTLSRP; encoded by the coding sequence ATGCGCCTCACCCGCCAGCACGTGGCGCGTGTTCATCGCGCAATCGACGATCCCGGCCCGATGGAGCGCCAGAAGCTGGTGCCGAAGGACTGGTTCACGAGCACCGCACGCGCGATCCGCGCCGAACTCTGCCCCGGCGAGCCATTGTGGGTGTTCGCCTTCGGCTCGCTCATCTGGCGTTCGCCGATCGAATTTTCCGGCCGGCGCGTCGGGCTCGTTCGCGGCTGGCATCGCGAATTCTGCCTCGGCTGGGACACCCGCTACCGCGGCAACCCCGAGCAGCCGGGCCTGATGCTGTCGCTCGACCGTGGCGGAAGCTGCAAGGGCGTGGCGTTGAAGATCGAGGCCGAACGGCTCGATCCCGACCTCGTCACCCTGCTCGAGCGCGAGCCGCCGATCACGCCGCGCTGGGTCTCGGTCATCACCCAGGATGGCCCCTTGCGCGCCATCGCCTTTGTCTGCGCGCGCAACTATCCGGGTTATGTCGGCGGCCTGTCGACCGAGGAAATCGCCGACCGCTTGGCGGTCGCCGTCGGCTTCTGGGGCACCATGGCCGAATATCTGCGCAACACGGTCGAGCACCTGGAAGAGCTCGGCCTGCACGACCGTCATCTGTGGCGGATGCAGGAGATGGTCGCCGAGCGTATCGAGGGCTTGGCAGGAGCGGAGGGGACGGTCGGGTCTACGCTGTCCCGCCCTTGA
- a CDS encoding DUF3095 domain-containing protein: protein MQDHISHPDFYGSLPLQTGFEELADGSAYRPLPDDWFVGTADLVGSTRLIAEGRYKVVNTVGAAVISAQINAAGGERFPFVFGGDGASFALPSAHQERARDALARVIGWARSEFGIEMRGAIVPLAEIRAAGHDVFVARHRPSPGVDYAMFSGGGVAWAEREMKAGRFRIEAAPEGAWPNLEGLSCRWTPMRARNGTILSLLAIPRPDADPGAVAKVMRDVVALTSGLERGGHPVPAVGPGYEWPPIGLALEAHATRAGGSLLWRKLQLVGETLFAWFLFRTGISVGGFDPKHYVETTSANADFRKFDDGLKMTLDCDAETRERLEAKLRQAAEAGLLSYGLYEQDEAIMTCIVPSVTSDDHVHFVDGAAGGYTTAAMAIKGGTA, encoded by the coding sequence ATGCAGGACCATATTTCGCATCCGGACTTTTACGGCAGCTTGCCCCTGCAAACCGGGTTCGAGGAACTGGCCGACGGCTCGGCCTATCGTCCGTTGCCGGACGACTGGTTCGTCGGAACAGCCGATCTCGTCGGCTCGACCAGGCTGATTGCGGAAGGCCGCTACAAGGTGGTCAACACCGTCGGCGCAGCGGTGATCTCGGCGCAGATCAATGCCGCCGGCGGCGAGAGGTTCCCGTTCGTTTTCGGCGGCGACGGCGCCAGCTTTGCGCTGCCGAGCGCGCACCAGGAGCGCGCCCGCGATGCGCTGGCGCGGGTCATCGGCTGGGCGCGGTCGGAGTTCGGCATCGAAATGCGCGGCGCGATCGTGCCGCTGGCCGAGATCCGGGCGGCCGGGCACGATGTGTTCGTAGCGCGGCACCGGCCGTCGCCCGGCGTCGACTATGCCATGTTTTCGGGCGGAGGTGTGGCCTGGGCCGAGCGCGAGATGAAGGCCGGGCGGTTCCGGATCGAGGCGGCGCCCGAGGGCGCGTGGCCGAATCTCGAGGGGCTCTCCTGTCGCTGGACACCGATGCGGGCGCGAAACGGAACCATCCTGTCGCTGCTGGCGATCCCGCGGCCCGACGCCGACCCGGGCGCCGTGGCCAAGGTGATGCGTGATGTCGTGGCCCTGACCAGCGGGCTTGAACGTGGCGGCCACCCGGTGCCGGCAGTCGGGCCGGGCTACGAATGGCCGCCGATCGGGTTGGCGCTGGAGGCGCACGCGACGCGGGCCGGGGGCTCGCTGCTCTGGCGCAAGCTGCAGCTCGTCGGCGAGACCCTGTTCGCGTGGTTCCTGTTCCGGACCGGCATTTCCGTCGGCGGCTTCGATCCGAAGCATTATGTCGAGACGACGAGCGCCAATGCAGACTTCAGAAAATTCGACGACGGGCTGAAGATGACGCTCGACTGCGATGCCGAGACCCGAGAGCGGCTGGAGGCGAAGCTCCGACAGGCGGCCGAAGCCGGCCTGCTCAGCTACGGGCTTTACGAGCAGGACGAGGCGATCATGACCTGCATCGTGCCGTCGGTGACCAGCGACGACCACGTGCATTTCGTCGACGGTGCCGCCGGCGGCTACACCACGGCGGCGATGGCGATCAAGGGCGGGACAGCGTAG
- a CDS encoding PhzF family phenazine biosynthesis protein, whose translation MQGRRYEVYDVFTDRALAGNPLAIVHDADGLDGQAMQRIAAEFNLSETVFLAAPENPAHTAAVRIFTPKSELPFAGHPTVGTAVALFERGAGRERTAGNAILVLEEKIGIVRCAVSEGEGAPTFAEFDLPRLPERISLAAEPELIAAALGLDAADIGFENHRPSAWTAGVPYVCVPVAGLDAAARARVNADLWLDVAPPAGAIIASAYVYCRETENEENAFHARMFAPHDGIPEDPATGSAAAAFAGAIVAFDAPVDGPGRHWIEQGIEMGRPSAIRLEIDMAAGKPSAMRIGGHAVKVAEGRLFA comes from the coding sequence ATGCAAGGCAGACGATACGAGGTCTACGACGTCTTCACCGACCGGGCGCTGGCCGGCAACCCGCTGGCGATCGTCCACGACGCCGACGGCCTCGACGGGCAGGCGATGCAGCGCATCGCCGCCGAGTTCAACCTGTCGGAGACCGTCTTTCTCGCCGCCCCGGAAAATCCTGCCCACACCGCCGCCGTGCGCATCTTCACGCCGAAGAGCGAACTGCCATTTGCCGGGCACCCGACCGTCGGCACCGCGGTGGCGCTGTTCGAGCGTGGCGCCGGCAGGGAAAGGACCGCCGGCAACGCCATTCTGGTCCTTGAGGAGAAGATCGGCATCGTGCGCTGCGCCGTCAGCGAAGGGGAAGGCGCGCCGACCTTCGCCGAGTTCGACCTGCCGCGCCTGCCCGAGCGCATCAGCCTCGCCGCCGAGCCGGAGCTGATCGCCGCCGCCCTCGGCCTCGACGCCGCCGACATCGGCTTCGAGAACCACCGCCCTTCCGCCTGGACCGCCGGCGTGCCCTATGTCTGCGTGCCCGTCGCGGGCCTCGACGCCGCCGCCCGCGCCAGGGTCAATGCCGATCTCTGGCTCGACGTCGCGCCCCCAGCCGGCGCCATCATCGCCAGCGCCTATGTCTATTGCCGGGAGACGGAGAACGAGGAGAACGCCTTCCACGCCCGCATGTTCGCCCCGCATGACGGCATCCCCGAAGACCCGGCGACCGGCTCGGCGGCCGCAGCCTTCGCCGGCGCCATCGTCGCCTTCGACGCACCGGTCGACGGCCCTGGCCGCCACTGGATCGAACAGGGCATCGAGATGGGTCGGCCTTCCGCGATCCGGCTCGAGATCGACATGGCCGCCGGCAAGCCTTCCGCCATGCGTATCGGCGGTCATGCGGTCAAGGTCGCCGAGGGCCGCCTTTTCGCGTGA
- a CDS encoding sugar-binding transcriptional regulator has product MSRQADTTSRLDDAARAGWLYYVAGNTQDQIAAKLGVSRQTAQRLVSLAMQEGLVRVRIDHPIADCLDLAERLRDRFALDLVEVVPSDPESASTTIGVAEATAAEIERRLRAPEPAVMAIGTGRTLKAAIEQLPAMDCPHHKVVSLTGNIAPDGSAAFYNVIFTMADRAKARSFPMPLPVIASSPEEREMLHRQPMIRATLELAARADVTFVGIGDLSPEAPLFVDGFVSEDELRALRKAGAVGEIVGWAFDSAGRLIEGITNERVASAPIPSRETSQVIAAAMGERKLPGIRAALTRRLVNGLVTDERTAAALLRD; this is encoded by the coding sequence ATGAGCCGCCAGGCAGACACGACCAGCCGACTTGACGACGCCGCCCGCGCGGGCTGGCTATATTACGTCGCCGGCAACACCCAGGACCAGATCGCAGCCAAGCTCGGCGTCTCGCGCCAGACCGCGCAGCGCCTTGTCTCGCTGGCGATGCAGGAAGGGCTGGTGCGGGTCCGCATCGACCACCCGATCGCCGACTGCCTCGACCTTGCCGAAAGGCTCCGGGACCGCTTCGCGCTCGATCTCGTCGAGGTCGTGCCGAGCGATCCCGAGTCCGCCTCGACCACGATCGGCGTCGCCGAAGCGACCGCGGCCGAGATCGAAAGGCGCTTGCGCGCGCCCGAGCCGGCAGTCATGGCGATCGGCACCGGCCGCACGCTGAAGGCGGCGATCGAGCAGTTGCCGGCCATGGATTGCCCGCATCACAAGGTTGTCTCGCTGACCGGCAACATCGCGCCCGACGGCTCCGCCGCCTTCTACAACGTCATCTTCACCATGGCCGACCGAGCCAAGGCCCGCAGCTTCCCGATGCCGCTGCCCGTCATCGCCTCCTCGCCCGAGGAGCGCGAGATGCTGCACCGCCAGCCGATGATCCGCGCCACGCTGGAGCTTGCCGCCCGCGCCGACGTGACTTTCGTCGGCATCGGCGACCTCAGCCCCGAGGCGCCGCTCTTCGTCGACGGCTTTGTCTCCGAAGACGAACTGCGCGCCCTGCGCAAGGCCGGCGCCGTCGGCGAGATCGTCGGCTGGGCCTTCGACAGCGCCGGCCGCCTGATCGAGGGCATCACCAATGAGCGCGTCGCCAGCGCCCCGATCCCCTCGCGCGAAACCAGCCAGGTGATCGCCGCCGCCATGGGCGAGCGCAAGCTGCCCGGTATCCGTGCCGCCCTCACCCGTCGCCTCGTCAACGGCCTCGTCACCGACGAGCGCACCGCCGCCGCCCTGCTGCGCGACTGA
- a CDS encoding ABC transporter substrate-binding protein has product MRLRSIALGLCSASVLALAAHAETLTIATVNNGDMIRMQGLTDDFTAKTGHEVEWVTLEENVLRQRVTQDIATKGGQFDIMTIGMYETPIWGRQGWLVSLDDMPAEYDIDDILPAMRGGLSVDGTLYAAPFYGESSMIMYRTDLMEKAGLEMPDAPTWEFVADAARKMTDRDNEVYGICLRGKAGWGENMAFLTATANSFGARWFDEEWKPQFDSPQWKETLTFYLDLMNDAGPPGASTNGFNENLSLFQQGKCGMWIDATVAASFVTNPDDSTVADKVGFALAPDTGLGKRGNWLWAWALAIPAGTQKEAAAKEFVQWATSKEYIELVASKEGWANVPPGARTSLYENPNYKDIPFARMTLESILSADPNNPTVDPVPYVGVQFAAIPEFAGIATQVGQEFSAALAGQQTAEEALAKAQALTADEMEAAGY; this is encoded by the coding sequence ATGAGATTACGCTCGATCGCGCTCGGCCTGTGCTCGGCAAGCGTGCTTGCGCTCGCCGCGCACGCCGAAACGCTGACCATCGCCACCGTCAACAATGGCGACATGATCCGCATGCAGGGGCTGACCGACGACTTCACGGCCAAGACTGGCCACGAGGTCGAGTGGGTCACGCTCGAGGAGAACGTGCTGCGCCAGCGCGTCACACAGGACATCGCCACCAAGGGTGGCCAGTTCGACATCATGACGATCGGCATGTACGAGACGCCGATCTGGGGCCGGCAGGGCTGGCTGGTTTCGCTCGACGATATGCCGGCCGAATACGACATCGACGACATCCTGCCGGCGATGCGCGGCGGCCTGTCCGTCGACGGCACGCTCTATGCCGCACCGTTCTACGGCGAATCCTCGATGATCATGTATCGCACCGACCTTATGGAAAAGGCCGGTCTGGAAATGCCCGACGCCCCCACTTGGGAGTTCGTAGCCGACGCGGCGCGCAAGATGACCGACAGGGACAACGAAGTCTACGGCATCTGCCTGCGCGGCAAGGCCGGCTGGGGCGAGAACATGGCCTTCCTGACCGCCACCGCCAACTCCTTCGGCGCGCGCTGGTTTGACGAGGAGTGGAAGCCGCAATTCGATTCGCCGCAGTGGAAGGAGACGCTGACCTTCTATCTCGACCTGATGAACGACGCCGGGCCTCCCGGAGCCTCCACCAATGGCTTCAACGAGAACCTGTCGCTGTTCCAGCAGGGCAAGTGCGGCATGTGGATCGACGCCACCGTCGCGGCCTCCTTCGTAACCAATCCGGACGACTCCACCGTCGCCGACAAGGTCGGTTTCGCGCTCGCGCCCGATACCGGGCTCGGCAAGCGCGGCAACTGGCTCTGGGCCTGGGCGCTGGCGATCCCGGCGGGCACCCAGAAGGAAGCCGCCGCCAAGGAGTTCGTGCAGTGGGCCACCTCCAAGGAATATATCGAGCTCGTGGCCTCCAAGGAGGGCTGGGCCAACGTGCCGCCCGGCGCGCGCACCTCGCTTTACGAGAACCCCAACTACAAGGACATTCCGTTCGCCAGGATGACGCTTGAAAGCATCCTGTCGGCCGACCCGAACAATCCGACGGTCGATCCGGTGCCTTATGTGGGTGTCCAGTTCGCGGCGATCCCCGAATTCGCCGGCATCGCGACACAGGTCGGCCAGGAGTTTTCGGCCGCACTTGCCGGTCAGCAGACCGCCGAGGAGGCGCTTGCCAAGGCGCAGGCGCTGACCGCCGACGAGATGGAAGCCGCCGGCTACTGA
- a CDS encoding carbohydrate ABC transporter permease: MATQHSRSAARIMMAPAVILLLGWMLVPLTMTLYFSFKRYLPLRGGDLGWIGFENYVRFVTSSSFWPSVQTTLVIVGGVLLITVVLGVLLAMLLDQPFWGQGIVRILVIAPFFVMPTVSALVWKNMFMDPVNGLLAHLWKFFGAQPVEWLSDASIFSIILIVSWQWLPFATLILLTAIQSLDSEQLEAAEMDGAPPLSRFGHIILPHLSRAITIVILIQTIFLLSVFAEIFVTTQGSFGTRTLTYLIFQRVLESQNVGLGSAGGVYAIILANIVAIFLMRIVGKNLDA; this comes from the coding sequence ATGGCTACGCAACACTCCCGCTCCGCCGCCCGCATCATGATGGCTCCCGCCGTCATCCTGCTGCTCGGCTGGATGCTCGTCCCGCTGACCATGACCCTTTATTTCTCGTTCAAGCGCTATCTGCCGCTGCGCGGCGGTGATCTGGGCTGGATCGGCTTCGAGAACTACGTCCGCTTCGTGACCTCCAGTTCGTTCTGGCCCAGCGTCCAGACCACCCTCGTCATCGTTGGCGGGGTCCTGCTCATTACCGTCGTCCTCGGCGTGCTGCTTGCCATGCTGCTCGACCAGCCGTTCTGGGGCCAGGGCATCGTCCGCATCCTGGTGATCGCGCCGTTCTTCGTCATGCCGACCGTATCGGCGCTGGTCTGGAAGAACATGTTCATGGACCCGGTCAACGGCCTCCTGGCGCATTTGTGGAAGTTCTTTGGGGCGCAGCCGGTCGAATGGCTGAGCGACGCGTCGATATTCTCCATCATCCTGATCGTCTCGTGGCAGTGGCTGCCCTTCGCGACGCTGATCCTGCTCACCGCGATCCAGTCGCTCGACAGCGAGCAGCTGGAGGCGGCCGAAATGGACGGCGCGCCGCCGCTGTCGCGCTTCGGCCACATCATCCTGCCGCATCTGTCGCGCGCCATCACCATCGTCATCCTGATCCAGACGATCTTCCTGCTGTCGGTCTTTGCGGAAATCTTCGTGACCACCCAGGGCTCGTTCGGAACCCGCACGCTGACCTATCTGATCTTCCAGCGCGTACTCGAAAGCCAGAATGTCGGCCTCGGCTCCGCCGGCGGCGTCTATGCCATCATCCTTGCCAACATCGTCGCGATCTTCCTGATGCGGATCGTCGGCAAGAACCTGGACGCCTGA
- a CDS encoding carbohydrate ABC transporter permease, whose translation MARAVTPRRKAFTTAAAWAIGLLIFFPILWTILTSFKTEAQAINDPPLFLFFDWTLENYAVVQERSNYMRFLWNSVIIAGGSTLLGIIVAVPAAWSMAFVPSKRTKDILLWMLSTKMLPAVGVLYPIYLLFIQLGLLDTRIGLVIVMMLINLPIIVWMLYTYFREIPGEILEAARMDGASLRDEILYVLTPMAVPGIASTVLLNFILAWNEAFWTLNLTAAQAGPLTAFIASYSSPEGLFYAKLSAASTMAIAPILILGWFSQKQLVRGLTFGAVK comes from the coding sequence ATGGCCCGAGCCGTCACACCCCGCCGCAAGGCGTTCACCACCGCCGCCGCCTGGGCGATCGGCCTTTTGATCTTCTTCCCGATCCTGTGGACGATCCTGACCAGCTTCAAGACCGAGGCGCAGGCGATCAATGACCCGCCGCTGTTCCTGTTCTTCGACTGGACGCTGGAGAACTACGCGGTGGTGCAGGAGCGCTCCAACTATATGCGCTTCCTGTGGAACTCGGTCATCATCGCCGGCGGCTCGACCTTGCTCGGCATCATCGTCGCCGTGCCGGCGGCCTGGTCGATGGCGTTCGTGCCTTCCAAGCGCACCAAGGACATCCTTCTGTGGATGCTGTCGACCAAGATGCTGCCGGCCGTCGGCGTGCTTTATCCGATCTATCTGCTCTTCATCCAGCTCGGCCTGCTCGACACCCGGATCGGCCTCGTCATCGTGATGATGCTGATCAACCTGCCGATCATCGTCTGGATGCTCTACACCTATTTCCGGGAAATCCCCGGCGAGATCCTCGAGGCGGCCCGCATGGACGGCGCCTCCCTGCGCGACGAGATCCTGTATGTGCTGACGCCGATGGCGGTGCCGGGCATTGCCTCGACCGTCCTGCTCAACTTCATCCTGGCCTGGAACGAAGCCTTCTGGACCCTGAACCTCACGGCCGCCCAGGCCGGTCCGCTGACCGCGTTCATCGCCTCCTATTCGAGCCCCGAGGGCCTGTTCTACGCTAAGCTCTCGGCAGCCTCGACCATGGCCATCGCGCCGATCCTGATTCTTGGCTGGTTCAGCCAGAAGCAACTCGTCCGCGGCCTGACCTTCGGCGCGGTGAAATAG
- a CDS encoding ABC transporter ATP-binding protein, translating to MGAIQLKQVVKSFGDVEVIPPLDLDINDGEFVVFVGPSGCGKSTLLRLIAGLEDVTSGVIEIDGVDATTLPPAKRGLAMVFQSYALYPHMSVRRNIAFPLKMAGEDRETIDRKVEDAARVLNLTDYLDRRPGQLSGGQRQRVAIGRAIVRQPKAFLFDEPLSNLDAALRGTMRLEISELHHQLATTMIYVTHDQVEAMTMADKIVVLNAGNIEQVGSPLELYRAPRNLFVAGFIGSPRMNLIDGAEAGKHGAETIGVRPEHLALSTSEGAWKGTVGVAEHLGADTFLHVHSDTLGLLTARADGEFGVRHGETIYLTPDPSKVHRFDAKGLAIR from the coding sequence ATGGGCGCCATTCAACTCAAGCAGGTGGTCAAGAGCTTCGGCGACGTCGAGGTCATTCCCCCGCTCGACCTCGACATCAATGACGGCGAGTTCGTCGTCTTCGTCGGCCCCTCGGGCTGCGGCAAGTCGACCCTGCTGCGCCTGATCGCCGGGCTGGAGGATGTGACCTCCGGCGTCATCGAGATCGACGGCGTCGACGCGACCACCCTGCCGCCAGCCAAGCGCGGCCTTGCCATGGTCTTTCAGTCCTACGCGCTCTACCCGCATATGAGCGTGCGCAGGAACATCGCCTTCCCGTTGAAGATGGCCGGCGAAGACCGCGAGACCATCGACCGCAAGGTCGAGGACGCGGCTCGGGTGCTCAACCTGACCGACTATCTCGACCGCCGGCCCGGCCAGTTGTCCGGCGGCCAGCGCCAGCGCGTCGCCATCGGCCGCGCCATCGTGCGCCAGCCCAAGGCGTTCCTGTTCGACGAACCGCTGTCCAACCTCGATGCCGCCCTGCGCGGCACCATGCGGCTGGAGATCAGCGAACTCCACCACCAGCTGGCCACCACGATGATCTACGTCACCCACGACCAGGTCGAGGCCATGACCATGGCCGACAAGATCGTGGTGCTCAACGCAGGCAACATCGAGCAGGTCGGCTCGCCGCTCGAGCTTTACCGCGCGCCGCGCAATCTGTTCGTCGCTGGCTTCATCGGCTCGCCGCGAATGAACCTGATTGACGGCGCCGAGGCCGGAAAACACGGTGCCGAGACCATTGGCGTGCGTCCCGAGCATCTGGCGCTCTCCACCAGCGAAGGCGCGTGGAAGGGGACAGTCGGCGTGGCCGAGCATCTCGGCGCCGACACCTTCCTGCATGTCCATTCCGACACGCTCGGCTTGCTCACCGCGCGCGCCGACGGCGAGTTCGGCGTCCGCCACGGCGAGACCATCTATCTCACGCCCGATCCGTCCAAGGTTCACCGTTTTGATGCGAAAGGCCTCGCCATTCGATGA
- a CDS encoding SDR family NAD(P)-dependent oxidoreductase — MYLDKLRLDGRVAVVTGGGQGIGAACARALGEAGARVVVAELMPERHEACVADLRALGIEAEGLTLDVTRSAAVDEAATGIVDRLGRVDILVNNAGVAKSDVPAEETSDEHWRFHMDVNLDGVFWCCRAFGRPMLDRGQGAIVNIGSMSGFIVNKPQPQSFYNASKAAVHHLTKSLAAEWGRRGVRVNAVAPTYIETPLTAFGIEENPDMYATWLEMTPMGRVGQPHEIASVVHFLASDAASLMTGAIVLADGGYTCW; from the coding sequence ATGTATCTCGACAAACTGAGGCTCGACGGGCGGGTCGCGGTCGTCACCGGCGGAGGCCAGGGCATCGGCGCCGCCTGCGCCCGCGCCCTCGGCGAGGCCGGCGCGCGTGTCGTTGTCGCCGAACTGATGCCGGAGCGCCACGAGGCCTGCGTCGCCGACCTCCGGGCGCTCGGCATCGAGGCCGAGGGGCTGACCCTTGACGTCACCCGTTCGGCCGCCGTCGACGAAGCCGCCACCGGCATCGTCGACCGTCTGGGCCGGGTCGATATCCTCGTCAACAATGCCGGCGTCGCCAAAAGCGACGTACCCGCCGAGGAGACCAGCGACGAGCACTGGCGCTTCCACATGGACGTTAATCTCGACGGCGTCTTCTGGTGCTGCCGCGCCTTCGGCCGCCCGATGCTCGACCGCGGCCAGGGTGCCATCGTCAATATCGGCTCCATGTCCGGCTTCATCGTCAACAAGCCGCAGCCGCAGTCCTTCTACAACGCCTCCAAGGCCGCCGTACACCACCTGACGAAATCGCTTGCCGCCGAGTGGGGCCGTCGCGGCGTGCGTGTCAACGCGGTCGCTCCCACCTATATCGAGACACCGCTCACCGCCTTCGGCATCGAGGAAAATCCGGACATGTATGCCACCTGGCTTGAGATGACGCCGATGGGACGTGTCGGCCAGCCGCACGAAATCGCCTCGGTGGTGCATTTCCTCGCCTCCGATGCCGCCAGCCTGATGACCGGTGCCATCGTGCTTGCCGATGGCGGCTATACGTGCTGGTAA
- a CDS encoding HAD family hydrolase — MADGARQGLVIFDCDGVLVDSEPISIAVLLDVIGEAGLTLSEEFAYRRFLGISLATTCDILRDEFGLVVDVGTLELIRARLYARFRAELEPVVGIAQALDRLEVPFCVASSGQPERIRLALGVTGLLPRFEPHIFSATMVENGKPAPDLFLHAARRMGAVPGDCVVVEDSPAGIEAARRAAMPVLAFTGATHARRDDHRAAVAASRADAVFADMAQLPRLVAGVLARRKEYR; from the coding sequence ATGGCTGATGGAGCCCGACAGGGGCTGGTGATCTTCGACTGCGACGGCGTGCTCGTCGACAGCGAGCCGATTTCGATCGCCGTCCTGCTCGACGTCATCGGCGAGGCCGGACTGACGCTCAGCGAGGAGTTCGCCTATCGTCGCTTTCTCGGCATCAGCCTTGCCACCACCTGCGACATCCTGCGCGACGAATTCGGGCTGGTGGTCGACGTCGGAACGCTGGAGCTGATCCGCGCCCGGCTCTATGCCCGTTTCCGCGCTGAACTCGAGCCGGTTGTCGGCATCGCCCAGGCCCTCGACCGGCTCGAAGTCCCCTTCTGTGTCGCCTCCTCCGGTCAGCCCGAACGCATCCGGCTGGCGCTCGGCGTGACGGGCTTGCTGCCCCGTTTCGAGCCCCATATCTTCAGCGCGACCATGGTCGAGAACGGAAAGCCGGCGCCGGATCTTTTCCTTCACGCCGCCCGCCGCATGGGTGCGGTGCCGGGCGACTGTGTCGTGGTCGAGGACAGCCCGGCCGGAATCGAGGCTGCGCGCCGCGCGGCAATGCCCGTGCTGGCCTTCACCGGAGCCACCCATGCCCGGCGCGATGACCATCGCGCCGCCGTGGCGGCAAGCCGCGCGGACGCGGTCTTCGCCGATATGGCGCAGCTGCCGCGGCTGGTCGCAGGCGTTCTGGCCCGGCGGAAGGAGTACCGATGA